The sequence TACTTCACGTCCAGATTTTCTTAACTCGTTTATTTTATTTACACACACACCCTGTAAATCTGCAGTAACAGCTGATAATGCTGTGTTAGATATTTTATTAATTTTTGAAACAATTATTTTCTTGTCATGAATACTTAATGCCATTTATCAGATTTTCCTTATTGATCTAGAGAAAAATAATTTGAATTAATTTTAAAGAAAGACAGTAAGCATGATAATTCGTTTTTTCAAAATATACTTTGATAGAATTTTATTCTATGACTATAGTAAAAACATTGAATAATAAATTTTCAGTACTAAAATTAGATTGTTTTTAAATATTTTTAATTAAAAAAACTTTGAATACTAGTTAAAAAAAGGTTATTATTATAAATAATTTTTCTTATAGCGTAAAGTGGAAATCATTTTCTTACAGCGATAAAGTAGACTGATCAACCATTAATCCTACACCCATAGTTGTTGATAAAACTATTTTTTTTATATATATCCCTTTGGATTGCGGCGGTTTTGCTTTTTTAATAGATTCTAAAAACACATTTAAATTTTCTTTTATCTCATTTTTATGAAAATTAATTCGACCAATTGTAGCATGAATAATCCCGTTTTTATCATTTCGATAACGTACTTGTCCTGTTTTTGCATTTTTAATGGCTTCAGCAATATTTGTTGTTATTGTTCCTAATTTAGTATTAGGCATTAAGTTGCGAGGACCTAGTATTTGTCCTAGTTGTGTTACTATTTTCATTGCATCAGGGGTCGCAATAACAACATCAAAATCAACACCTTCTTTTTTAATTTTTTCCGATAAATCCTCCATCCCTATTAATTCTGCACCTGCATCTTTAGCTATTGCAATATTATCACCTTGTGTAAATACGGCTACTCGAATAGAACGGCCGATACCATTTGGTAATACTGTTGAGCTTCGAATATTCTGATCGGATTTTTTAGAATTTATACCTAAATTAATTGCTATATCAATGCTTTCATTAAATTTTACTGTCGATGATTTTTTTAATAAGTCTATTGTCTCGTCAATATGGTGTAATTTTGCAAAATTAATATGTTCTTTTATTTTTTTCATACGTTTAGTTTTTTTATTCATTATTATCCCTCAATAATTAGACCCATAGATTTAGCAGTACCTTCTATAGATCGCATCATGTTTTCAATATTAGAACCAGTCATGTCATTATTTTTAATAATTGCTATCTCTTTGATTTGTGAGCGATTTATTTTTCCTATTTTTTCTGATTTATTTTTACTAGAACCTTTTTTAATTCCAGATAGTTTTTTTAATAATACAGAAGCAGGAGGAGTTTTTGTAATAAATGTAAATGAACGATCAGAATAAACTGTAATTATTACTGGTATGGGAAGTCCTTTTTCTATATTTTCTGTTTTTTTATTAAATAGTTTACAAAACTCCATGATATTCACACCTTTTTGGCCTAAAGCTGGACCAATTGGTGGACTAGGATTAGCTGCACCAGCTGAAACTTGTAGCTTGATATATGATTGTATTTTTTTTGCCATTATTTTCTCATTTTATATAAAATTTTTATTAAAATTTACAAGATATGTTAATTTTTTTCAACTTGTCTAAAATCTAGTTCGACCGGAGTAGATCTTCCAAAAATAGAAACAGAAACTTTCAGTCTACTTTTTTCATAATCAACTTCTTCTACAACACCATTAAAATCAGCAAAAGGACCATCATTGACGCGGATCATTTCTCCTGGTTCGAATAAGGTTTTTGGTCTTGGTTTATTACCAATTTTACGTAGTCTATTAATGATAATTTCTACTTCTTTGTCACTAATCGGTGAAGGTTTATCTGATTTCCCCCCAATAAAACCTAAAACTTTTGGGACATTTCTAATTAAATGCCAGGTTGAATCTGTCATTTTCATTTGTATCAAAACATATCCAGGAAAAAATTTATATTCGCTTTTTCTGCGTTGTCCACCTCGTATTTCAACAACCTCTTGAGAAGGGACCATTACTTCTCCGAATAAATCTTCCATTTGATTTAATTTCACATGTTCCCGTATTGATTGTGCTACACGACTTTCGAATCCAGAAAAAGCTTGTAATACATACCATCTCTTTTTTTGACTCTCATGCATTGTTAGAACCTTAAACTAATAATAAATGCTATTAAACGAAAGATTACACTATCTATACTCCATAAAATAAAGGATATAAAGATTGTTACAGAAATCACAATGAATGTAGTATATAAAGTTTCTTTATATTTAGGCCATATTATTTTTTGCATCTCTTTTTTGGACATTACTATATATAATAATATATCTTTTCCCTTTTTCGTGTATATCATAGTACCTATTGCACAGAGCATTAAACAGGATATAATAAATATACGTATAAATAATTGTGTCTCGTAAAAACACATATTAATAAAAAAAGATAGAATAAAAAATATAGATATAGATATCCATTTTACTTTTTCTGGAATTTTATGCTTATTTCGATTGTAGTGATGTTTATTCATAATTTCTCCTAAAATTATAAAATAATATAGAAAAAATATGTTAATACATAAAAAATTTCATTCTTTTTTTTATTTTTAAAAATTATATTTTCAAATGAAAAAAATTTTCGTTATTGTGAAAATTATAAACTATTAAAATAAACTATTTTTTTTTAAAATAGATTAATTTTTTTATGAAGTAAGTGTAGAAGTTTTAATATATAGAATATTTTAAAATAAAAAGTATTAGGTGAGAGTTATGATAAATGATTTGAAAAATATTTATTTAAAAAATTAAATTATTTTAGATGATATTAAATAAATTTTAGTTATTATGCTGATACCCAGGATTGAACTGGGGACCTCACCCTTACCAAGGGTGTGCTCTACCTACTGAGCCATATCAGCAGTTTTCATTTTTTTAGCGGACAGCGGGAATTGAACCCGCGTCATCAGCTTGGAAGGCTGAGGTAATAGCCATTATACGATGTCCGCATATTTTTATAGTTTTTATAGTTGGTGGTGGGAGAAGGATTCGAACCTTCGAAGTCTATGACGGCAGATTTACAGTCTGCTCCCTTTGGCCGCTCGGGAACCCCACCTTAAAAATAATTTTATGCCGGCTACCGGAATTGAACTGGTGACCTACTGATTACAAGTCAGTTGCTCTGCCTGCTGAGCTAAGCCGGCTATTTTTTATAATATTTTAGTTATTTTTTAAAATAACAATTTTAAATGAATTATATTATATAATTTTTCATTTGTATGCAAGTTTTTTTATTTAAAAATAATATTAATAGAAAGTATTATATTTTTTTGATCTGTATTTATATAACTTTCAACTTACTGTTTAATTTAAAAATTTTCGATGCTTTTATTTTTCCGGATGCTCCGATAAGATCTACTTCTGGTTCTAATAATATATTAAATTTTTTTAAAATACATTTGTGTATTATTTTAGCTAATTTTATAATTTCTTGAGCAGTGGCATTTTTTTTATTAATTAATATAAGTTTTTGTTTTTTATGAATAGCTGCATCGCCAATTTGAAGATGTTTAAATTTATAATTTTCAATTAACCAAGCAGCAGAAATTTTCACTAAACCGTTTTTTTGTGGATAATTTGGTACTTTATATAAATTTATTAGTTTTTGTGCTTTTTTCTTTTTAATTAGGGGGTTTTTAAAAAAACTGCCTGCATTGCCGATTTTTTTTGGATCAGGTAATTTTTTTTTACGTATTTTACATATTATATTGAAAATCTTGTATGCAGTTATATTTATTGGTGTAATATAATTTTCTAATGAAGAAAAAAGAATTGGACGCCATTTCTTTGACAGCTTTATCCCGACTCTAATAACAGCATGTTCATTTTTGTATTGATCTTTAAAAATACTATTACGATAGGAAAATTTACAAGAATTTTTATAAATTCTTTTAATTGTATTGTCTTTTAAAGACAATATATCAACGTATTGACATACATCTTTAAATTCTAATCCGTATGCGCCAATGTTTTGAATAGCTGCGGATCCTATACAACCCGGAATTAATGCTAAATTTTCTAATCCTAAAATACCTAAATTCAATGTTAATTTTACTAAATTATGCCATTTTTCTCCTGAAAAAACATGCAATAACCAAAAATTTTTTTTTTCTACTATTTTTATTCCTTTAATACGATTAATAATTACGACTCCTACATAATTTTCCAAAAATAATACATTACTTCCCTCTCCTAAAATTATATAAGGAATATTAGATAATTGGCAAATTTTAGATATATCAATTAGTGATTGAATCGTTTTTACAAAAATTATTTTTTTTGCTGTTACATCTATTGCAAATGTGTTTAAATCTTTTAGTGATTGACTAGAAAAATATTTTTTTTTATGCATAGAAAATCGATTAATAATTTTATTAGTTTTTTTATAATAATCAATACATATTCATTAGTATATAGTGATTTTTTTGAAAAATTTTAGATAAATTCATTTTAATGGAATTTTATAATGAAAAATTATTCTCAGTATCATCAAGATATAATGAATCAAAAATTAGAAAACATTCGCAATAATATACAGTGTTCTTTTGAATTTTTTCCGCCGAAAAATTCTTTTTTAGAAGAAAATTTATGGTCTACAGTTAACCGTCTTTCCTTATTAAAACCAAAATTTTTTTCTGTAACTTATGGCGCAAATACTGGTGAACGTGAAAAAACATATGATACTGTACAGAAGATATATAAAAAAACAGGTATTATTACAGCGGCTCATTTAACTTGTATTGATTCCACACCTCATAAATTAAAAGAAATAGCATACAATTATTGGAATAGCGGAATTAAAAGTATTGTAGCACTTAGAGGAGATACATTAGAAAAAGATTATAGGCATACTATGTATGCAGTAGATTTAGTTCTTTTATTAAAAAAAATAGCTGACTTTGACATTTCCGTAGCCGCTTATCCTGAATTACATCCTGAATCAAAAAACGTTAAATCA is a genomic window of Buchnera aphidicola str. APS (Acyrthosiphon pisum) containing:
- the rplA gene encoding 50S ribosomal protein L1; this translates as MNKKTKRMKKIKEHINFAKLHHIDETIDLLKKSSTVKFNESIDIAINLGINSKKSDQNIRSSTVLPNGIGRSIRVAVFTQGDNIAIAKDAGAELIGMEDLSEKIKKEGVDFDVVIATPDAMKIVTQLGQILGPRNLMPNTKLGTITTNIAEAIKNAKTGQVRYRNDKNGIIHATIGRINFHKNEIKENLNVFLESIKKAKPPQSKGIYIKKIVLSTTMGVGLMVDQSTLSL
- the rplK gene encoding 50S ribosomal protein L11 — its product is MAKKIQSYIKLQVSAGAANPSPPIGPALGQKGVNIMEFCKLFNKKTENIEKGLPIPVIITVYSDRSFTFITKTPPASVLLKKLSGIKKGSSKNKSEKIGKINRSQIKEIAIIKNNDMTGSNIENMMRSIEGTAKSMGLIIEG
- the nusG gene encoding transcription termination/antitermination protein NusG encodes the protein MHESQKKRWYVLQAFSGFESRVAQSIREHVKLNQMEDLFGEVMVPSQEVVEIRGGQRRKSEYKFFPGYVLIQMKMTDSTWHLIRNVPKVLGFIGGKSDKPSPISDKEVEIIINRLRKIGNKPRPKTLFEPGEMIRVNDGPFADFNGVVEEVDYEKSRLKVSVSIFGRSTPVELDFRQVEKN
- the secE gene encoding preprotein translocase subunit SecE, with product MNKHHYNRNKHKIPEKVKWISISIFFILSFFINMCFYETQLFIRIFIISCLMLCAIGTMIYTKKGKDILLYIVMSKKEMQKIIWPKYKETLYTTFIVISVTIFISFILWSIDSVIFRLIAFIISLRF
- the murB gene encoding UDP-N-acetylmuramate dehydrogenase, which produces MHKKKYFSSQSLKDLNTFAIDVTAKKIIFVKTIQSLIDISKICQLSNIPYIILGEGSNVLFLENYVGVVIINRIKGIKIVEKKNFWLLHVFSGEKWHNLVKLTLNLGILGLENLALIPGCIGSAAIQNIGAYGLEFKDVCQYVDILSLKDNTIKRIYKNSCKFSYRNSIFKDQYKNEHAVIRVGIKLSKKWRPILFSSLENYITPINITAYKIFNIICKIRKKKLPDPKKIGNAGSFFKNPLIKKKKAQKLINLYKVPNYPQKNGLVKISAAWLIENYKFKHLQIGDAAIHKKQKLILINKKNATAQEIIKLAKIIHKCILKKFNILLEPEVDLIGASGKIKASKIFKLNSKLKVI
- the metF gene encoding methylenetetrahydrofolate reductase encodes the protein MKNYSQYHQDIMNQKLENIRNNIQCSFEFFPPKNSFLEENLWSTVNRLSLLKPKFFSVTYGANTGEREKTYDTVQKIYKKTGIITAAHLTCIDSTPHKLKEIAYNYWNSGIKSIVALRGDTLEKDYRHTMYAVDLVLLLKKIADFDISVAAYPELHPESKNVKSDILNLKKKVDAGASRAITQFFFNIESYLRFRDNCIKNKINIDIIPGILPVCNFQKLKRFSSMTNVKIPKWMLDMFNGLDDDIFTQKIIGSSIAIDMVKKLSCEGVKNFHFYTLNQSDITYSICHILGL